A single region of the Plantactinospora soyae genome encodes:
- a CDS encoding ATP-binding cassette domain-containing protein, which produces MTTETPAVVAEGLHKRYGATRALDGFDLTVPAGTVCGLLGPNGAGKTTAVRILSTLLRFDAGRAWVAGHDVVRQPEQVRGVIGLTGQYAAVDEILSGRQNLILFGRLHHLPARAARRRADELLEQFGLTEAAGKSAGEYSGGMRRRLDLAASLIMTPRVLFLDEPTTGLDPRSRNQLWAAVRGLVADGTTVLLSTQYLEEADQLADRILVVDAGRVVAEGTSAELKSRIGADRIEVVVRDAAELAAAAAIVERLAAGPVAVDVEIRQLGAPVVDRVAALADIMRALSDAAIAVEDVGLRRPTLDEAFLHLTGEQPPGTRSAGRPAGAGVAA; this is translated from the coding sequence ATGACAACCGAAACACCAGCCGTCGTCGCCGAGGGACTGCACAAGCGGTACGGCGCGACCAGAGCCCTCGACGGGTTCGACCTCACCGTGCCGGCCGGCACGGTATGCGGACTGCTGGGACCGAACGGGGCCGGCAAGACCACGGCGGTCCGGATTCTCTCCACCCTGCTCCGGTTCGACGCCGGCCGGGCCTGGGTCGCCGGGCACGACGTGGTCCGCCAGCCGGAGCAGGTCCGCGGCGTGATCGGGCTGACCGGGCAGTACGCCGCCGTCGACGAGATCCTCAGCGGCCGGCAAAACCTGATCCTCTTCGGTCGCCTGCACCACCTTCCGGCCCGGGCTGCCCGGCGGCGCGCGGACGAGCTGCTGGAGCAGTTCGGGCTCACCGAGGCGGCGGGCAAGTCGGCGGGGGAGTACTCCGGTGGGATGCGCCGCCGGCTGGACCTGGCTGCCAGCCTGATCATGACGCCCCGGGTGCTCTTTCTCGACGAGCCGACCACCGGCCTCGACCCGCGCAGCCGCAACCAGCTCTGGGCGGCCGTACGCGGTCTGGTCGCCGACGGCACCACCGTGCTGCTCAGCACCCAGTACCTGGAGGAGGCGGACCAACTCGCCGACCGGATCCTGGTGGTCGACGCGGGGCGGGTGGTCGCCGAGGGCACCTCGGCCGAGTTGAAGTCGCGGATCGGCGCAGACCGGATCGAGGTGGTGGTCCGGGACGCGGCGGAGCTGGCCGCCGCCGCCGCGATCGTCGAACGGCTCGCCGCCGGGCCGGTCGCGGTGGACGTCGAGATCCGACAGCTCGGCGCGCCGGTCGTGGACCGGGTCGCCGCGCTCGCCGACATCATGCGGGCGCTGAGCGACGCCGCCATCGCGGTCGAGGACGTCGGTCTGCGTAGACCGACCCTGGACGAGGCGTTCCTGCACCTGACCGGGGAGCAACCGCCCGGTACGCGGTCGGCGGGCCGCCCGGCCGGAGCGGGGGTGGCGGCGTGA
- a CDS encoding ABC transporter permease, whose translation MTGRNMAHVIRSPEEIMIYFSLPIVFVLVFGYVFGSGMTVSGAGYREYLLPGVFVMTMLYGLGATASGIAMDVSRGVVDRFRSMPMARSALVVGRTGADLLRALLEMATLVVCGLLVGWQWRNGLGSALAAVGLILLLRIALTWVGIFFGLVVPNPDTVGVIVFPLAFPLTALSNVFVAPDLMPQWLGAIAAWNPLSATVAAARDLFGNPGAGGDSWPAQHPMVLAIAWPVILIAVFAPLAVRRYQRLSR comes from the coding sequence ATGACCGGTCGCAACATGGCACACGTGATCCGGTCGCCCGAGGAAATCATGATCTATTTCAGTCTTCCGATCGTGTTCGTGCTGGTCTTCGGCTACGTGTTCGGCAGCGGAATGACGGTGTCGGGCGCCGGCTACCGGGAGTACCTCCTGCCCGGGGTCTTCGTGATGACGATGCTGTACGGCCTCGGCGCGACCGCGAGCGGCATCGCCATGGACGTGAGCCGGGGCGTCGTCGACCGGTTCCGTTCGATGCCGATGGCCCGGTCCGCGCTGGTGGTCGGCCGGACCGGCGCAGACCTGCTCCGCGCCCTGCTGGAGATGGCCACCCTGGTCGTCTGCGGGCTGCTGGTCGGCTGGCAGTGGCGCAACGGCCTGGGGTCCGCGCTCGCCGCAGTGGGGCTGATCCTGCTGCTGCGGATCGCGCTCACCTGGGTGGGCATCTTCTTCGGACTGGTCGTACCGAATCCGGACACCGTCGGCGTGATCGTGTTCCCGCTCGCGTTTCCGCTCACCGCGCTCTCCAACGTGTTCGTCGCGCCCGACCTGATGCCGCAGTGGCTCGGCGCGATCGCGGCGTGGAATCCGCTCTCCGCGACGGTGGCGGCGGCTCGCGACCTGTTCGGTAACCCGGGGGCGGGTGGGGACTCGTGGCCGGCCCAACATCCGATGGTGTTGGCGATCGCCTGGCCGGTGATCCTCATCGCGGTCTTCGCGCCGCTGGCCGTCCGTCGCTACCAGCGGTTGAGCCGCTGA
- a CDS encoding TetR/AcrR family transcriptional regulator — protein MTSTTRTSPRERLLRAAAELFGREGIATTGVEKLCQTAGVSKRTMYQLFETKDALVAESLAEYGPATIASHIPDETSEMPPRQRILRVFERLEELTAEPEFHGCPFVNTATELRDPSHPASVVARDHKQQLTDYFARQAALAGARDPETLANQLTIVFDGSAARSVMLHTGLDGLSLLTATALLDAHQAAG, from the coding sequence ATGACCTCGACCACCCGGACGTCACCGCGGGAACGCCTGCTGCGTGCCGCCGCCGAGCTGTTCGGTCGGGAGGGCATCGCGACGACCGGTGTCGAGAAGCTCTGCCAGACGGCCGGCGTCTCGAAGCGGACGATGTACCAGCTCTTCGAGACCAAGGACGCACTGGTGGCGGAGAGCCTCGCCGAGTACGGCCCGGCGACGATCGCCTCTCACATTCCGGACGAAACCTCCGAAATGCCCCCTCGGCAGCGAATTCTGCGTGTATTCGAGCGCCTGGAGGAACTCACGGCCGAGCCGGAGTTCCACGGCTGCCCGTTCGTCAATACCGCCACCGAACTGCGCGACCCGAGCCATCCGGCGAGCGTGGTCGCCCGGGACCACAAGCAACAGCTGACCGACTACTTCGCCCGGCAGGCGGCCCTGGCCGGTGCCCGCGATCCCGAGACGCTGGCGAACCAGCTCACCATCGTGTTCGACGGCTCGGCCGCCCGGTCGGTGATGCTGCACACCGGTCTCGACGGGCTCAGCCTGCTGACCGCCACGGCGCTGCTCGACGCCCACCAGGCCGCCGGCTGA
- the fmdA gene encoding formamidase, which yields MPEVLFPLDSTKKFTEQVLVGHNRWHPDIPAVATVRPGQSFRVDCREWFDGAIHNDDSADDVRDAPLPIVHALSGPFSVSGAEPGDLLVVDILDVGPIPQETGPLAGQGWGYTGIFPKQNGGGFLTDYFPDAYKAIWDFSGQQATSRHIPGVTFTGMIHPGLMGTAPSAALLAKWNQREGALRATDPDRVPPLSLPPLPDGAILGSLTGADFDRVAAEAARTAPPRENGGNQDIKNMTKGTRVFYPVYVPGANLSLGDLHFSQGDGEITFCGAIEMGGFIDLHVDVIKGGMTTYGVSENAIFLPGNVAPQYSQWLAFSGISVTTDGEQRYLDSQLAFQRACLHAIDYLTKFGYSPEQAYLILGAAPIEGRFSGVVDIPNSCATVYLPTAIFDVDVRPSAAGPTRIKPGASAPKSTF from the coding sequence ATGCCCGAGGTGTTGTTTCCGCTCGACTCGACGAAGAAGTTCACCGAGCAGGTGTTGGTGGGCCACAACAGGTGGCACCCCGACATCCCGGCGGTCGCCACCGTCCGGCCCGGCCAGTCGTTCCGGGTGGACTGCCGGGAGTGGTTCGACGGCGCCATCCACAACGACGACTCGGCCGACGACGTCCGCGACGCGCCACTGCCGATCGTGCACGCGCTCAGCGGGCCGTTCTCGGTGAGCGGCGCCGAGCCCGGTGACCTGCTGGTCGTCGACATCCTGGACGTCGGGCCGATTCCGCAGGAGACCGGCCCGCTGGCCGGCCAGGGCTGGGGCTACACCGGGATCTTCCCGAAGCAGAACGGCGGAGGCTTCCTGACCGACTACTTCCCGGACGCCTACAAGGCGATCTGGGACTTCAGCGGGCAGCAGGCGACCTCGCGGCACATCCCCGGAGTGACCTTCACCGGAATGATCCATCCCGGTCTGATGGGCACCGCCCCGTCGGCGGCGCTGTTGGCGAAGTGGAACCAGCGGGAGGGAGCGCTGCGGGCCACCGATCCGGACCGGGTACCGCCACTGTCGCTGCCGCCGCTGCCGGACGGGGCGATCCTCGGATCGTTGACCGGTGCCGACTTCGACCGGGTCGCCGCCGAGGCGGCCCGGACGGCCCCGCCCCGGGAGAACGGCGGGAACCAGGACATCAAGAACATGACCAAGGGGACCCGGGTCTTCTATCCGGTGTACGTCCCCGGCGCGAACCTGTCCCTGGGCGACCTGCACTTCTCCCAGGGCGATGGGGAGATCACCTTCTGCGGCGCGATCGAGATGGGCGGCTTCATCGACCTGCACGTGGATGTGATCAAGGGCGGGATGACGACGTACGGGGTGTCGGAGAACGCGATCTTCCTGCCCGGGAACGTCGCGCCGCAGTACAGCCAGTGGCTGGCCTTCTCCGGAATCTCCGTCACCACGGACGGGGAACAGCGTTACCTGGACTCGCAGTTGGCGTTCCAGCGCGCCTGCCTGCACGCGATCGACTACCTGACCAAGTTCGGGTACAGCCCCGAGCAGGCGTACCTGATCCTCGGCGCGGCACCGATCGAGGGGCGCTTCTCCGGGGTGGTGGACATTCCGAACTCGTGCGCCACGGTCTACCTGCCGACCGCGATCTTCGACGTCGACGTACGCCCGTCGGCGGCCGGGCCGACCAGGATCAAGCCGGGCGCGAGCGCCCCGAAGTCGACCTTCTGA
- a CDS encoding SPFH domain-containing protein, translating into MTDVTRRLFLRHLRGAPTTWVRHQARGRVRHEGIGQSFWYRPLVAVLSEVPIDDRELPLLFHARTSDFADVTVQATVTYRIADPALAASRLDFSIDPHRGVARARPLDQVATLLAELAQQPALDLLARVPLAEALTDIAGVREAVSAALRDEARLADIGVSVGSARVVAVRPEPELERALQTPTREAVQVEADRATYARRAQAVEQERGIAENELQNKIELARREQQLVEQRGANARRKVELEAEAELAVAQGKAGREKVANAAAADRARVLAAAEAEKERVLAGAKADGVRVVGLAEAEAETAKLAAYRDLPPAVLHALALREVAGQLPEIGQLTVTPDVLTGLLGRLSR; encoded by the coding sequence ATGACCGACGTGACCAGAAGGCTGTTCCTGCGACACCTGCGGGGAGCGCCGACGACCTGGGTGCGACACCAGGCCCGGGGCCGGGTTCGACACGAGGGGATCGGGCAGTCGTTCTGGTACCGCCCGCTGGTCGCCGTACTGAGCGAGGTGCCGATCGACGACCGCGAACTGCCGCTGCTCTTCCACGCCCGGACCAGCGACTTCGCCGACGTCACGGTGCAGGCGACCGTGACGTACCGGATCGCCGACCCGGCGCTCGCCGCGAGCCGGTTGGACTTCTCGATCGACCCGCACCGGGGCGTCGCCCGGGCCAGGCCGCTCGACCAGGTCGCCACGCTCCTCGCCGAGCTGGCCCAGCAGCCGGCCCTCGACCTGCTGGCCCGGGTGCCGCTGGCCGAGGCGCTGACCGACATCGCCGGGGTCCGGGAGGCGGTGTCGGCCGCGTTGCGCGACGAGGCCCGGTTGGCCGACATCGGAGTCTCGGTGGGCAGCGCCCGGGTCGTGGCGGTGCGCCCCGAGCCCGAACTCGAACGGGCGCTCCAGACTCCCACCCGGGAGGCGGTGCAGGTCGAGGCCGACCGGGCCACCTACGCCCGGCGGGCCCAGGCCGTCGAGCAGGAGCGGGGCATCGCCGAGAACGAGTTGCAGAACAAGATCGAGCTGGCCCGTCGGGAGCAGCAACTGGTCGAGCAGCGCGGCGCCAACGCCCGCCGCAAGGTCGAGCTGGAGGCCGAGGCCGAACTCGCGGTGGCGCAGGGCAAGGCCGGGCGGGAGAAGGTGGCCAACGCGGCGGCGGCCGACCGGGCCCGGGTGCTGGCCGCCGCCGAGGCAGAGAAGGAACGCGTCCTCGCCGGGGCCAAGGCCGACGGCGTACGCGTGGTCGGCCTCGCCGAGGCCGAGGCGGAGACCGCCAAGCTCGCGGCGTACCGGGACCTGCCGCCGGCGGTGCTCCATGCGCTGGCGCTGCGGGAGGTGGCCGGCCAGCTTCCCGAGATCGGCCAGCTCACCGTCACCCCGGACGTGCTGACCGGCCTGCTCGGCCGGCTGTCGCGATGA
- a CDS encoding SDR family oxidoreductase has protein sequence MQIEDAVVLVTGGNRGLGRAIAAEAVARGARKVYAAARDPRTVTDPGVVPLALDVTDPESVAAAARVASDVTILVNNAASSVNANFLDSDVEGIRREFETNFYGPLLLTQAFVPGIVANGGGHILNINSVLSWIGLTDSYSASKAALWSMTNSVRLQLLPKGVGVTGLHVGYIDTDMSAHVDAPKIAPEDVARQAIDGIEAGAFEVLADGIARQVRASLSAEVAAMYPQLAAA, from the coding sequence ATGCAGATCGAAGACGCTGTCGTACTGGTGACCGGTGGCAACCGTGGCCTGGGCCGCGCCATCGCCGCCGAGGCGGTCGCCCGGGGTGCCCGGAAGGTCTACGCCGCCGCCCGCGACCCCCGTACGGTCACGGATCCGGGCGTCGTGCCGCTGGCACTCGACGTGACCGACCCGGAGTCGGTGGCGGCGGCTGCCCGGGTGGCCTCCGACGTCACCATCCTGGTCAACAACGCCGCGAGCTCGGTGAACGCGAACTTCCTCGATTCGGACGTCGAGGGGATCCGTCGGGAGTTCGAGACGAACTTCTACGGCCCGCTCCTGCTCACCCAGGCGTTCGTGCCGGGCATCGTGGCCAACGGCGGCGGTCACATCCTCAACATCAACTCCGTTCTCTCCTGGATCGGGCTCACCGATTCCTACAGCGCGTCGAAGGCGGCGCTCTGGTCGATGACGAACTCGGTCCGCCTGCAACTGCTGCCCAAGGGTGTGGGTGTGACGGGGCTGCACGTCGGCTACATCGACACCGACATGTCGGCGCACGTCGACGCGCCGAAGATCGCCCCGGAGGACGTGGCCCGGCAGGCGATCGACGGTATCGAGGCGGGCGCCTTCGAGGTGCTGGCGGACGGGATCGCCCGGCAGGTGCGGGCCAGCCTGTCGGCTGAGGTGGCCGCGATGTATCCGCAGCTCGCCGCCGCCTGA
- a CDS encoding class I SAM-dependent methyltransferase — protein sequence MTALAGDARALPVPDGRFDAVLMLGPLYHLLDRADRVTAWREAARAVRPGGAVVAATISRYASLFDGFAKGLFDDPDFRPLVERALTDGQHLNTRTEQTWFTSAYFHHPTEPASEATEAGLAVRRVVAVEGPLGFAGGRLAEILADPGQTDLMLELFRRVEAEPSLLGASGHLLTVAGRPSDHHAASGGRDGVAPAAR from the coding sequence GTGACCGCCCTGGCCGGGGACGCCCGGGCCCTGCCGGTGCCCGACGGGCGGTTCGACGCGGTGCTGATGCTCGGACCGCTCTACCACCTGCTCGACCGGGCCGACCGGGTCACCGCCTGGCGGGAGGCGGCCCGGGCCGTCCGCCCCGGTGGGGCGGTGGTGGCCGCGACGATCAGCCGGTACGCCTCGCTGTTCGACGGGTTCGCGAAGGGACTGTTCGACGATCCCGACTTCCGGCCGCTGGTGGAACGGGCCCTTACCGACGGGCAGCACCTGAACACCCGGACCGAGCAGACCTGGTTCACCAGCGCGTACTTCCACCACCCGACAGAGCCGGCGAGCGAGGCGACCGAGGCGGGTCTCGCGGTGCGCCGGGTGGTCGCGGTGGAGGGCCCGCTCGGGTTCGCCGGCGGGCGGCTGGCCGAGATCCTGGCCGATCCGGGGCAGACCGATCTGATGCTGGAGCTGTTCCGCCGGGTCGAGGCCGAGCCGAGCCTGCTCGGCGCGAGCGGTCACCTGCTCACCGTGGCCGGCCGGCCGTCCGATCACCACGCCGCGTCCGGCGGACGGGACGGCGTCGCACCCGCCGCCCGATAG
- a CDS encoding FmdB family zinc ribbon protein: protein MATYEYRCPRDGAFDATYPIGQAPTRARCATCSAEADRVFSAPLLNAMPHPLTAALDQAGRSAEAPEVVSRIPGRRRTPPTGPNRPSHPGHARLPRP from the coding sequence GTGGCGACGTACGAGTACCGGTGTCCGCGCGACGGCGCCTTCGATGCGACGTACCCGATCGGGCAGGCCCCGACGCGGGCGCGCTGCGCGACCTGCTCCGCGGAGGCCGACCGGGTCTTCTCCGCGCCGCTGCTGAATGCCATGCCACACCCGCTGACCGCGGCACTCGACCAGGCCGGCCGCAGTGCCGAGGCGCCGGAGGTGGTGTCCCGGATTCCCGGCCGGCGCCGTACGCCGCCGACCGGGCCGAACCGGCCGTCCCATCCCGGCCATGCCCGGCTGCCACGACCCTGA
- a CDS encoding NAD(+)/NADH kinase, translating to MSATLAPRVVLVSRRSELDELLAHHGTRGAAGYYLRQRGRDLAEVVARHDALQAALTIVGAAIPADWRRGQADREDLARFPFAPEDIVVAVGQDGLVANAAKYLDGQPVIGIDPEPDRNAGVLVPFAPLEIARLLPEVVAGRAPIRERTMVRARLDDGQELLGLNEIYAGHPGHQSARYVLSTVDGRRERQSSSGLVVGTGTGATGWCASIARERSGAPPLPAPGERALCWFVREAWPSPSTGASLTAGRLGTDETLEIVAERERLVVFADGLEADHLAMAWGQRLTIGPATRRLRLVEPAGAD from the coding sequence GTGAGTGCCACCCTCGCGCCCCGGGTCGTCCTGGTGAGTCGGCGCAGCGAACTCGACGAGCTGCTGGCCCATCACGGCACTCGGGGTGCCGCCGGCTACTACCTGCGCCAACGGGGCCGGGACCTGGCCGAGGTCGTGGCCCGGCACGACGCGCTCCAGGCGGCGCTGACGATCGTCGGGGCGGCCATCCCGGCCGACTGGCGGCGCGGGCAGGCGGACCGGGAGGACCTGGCCCGGTTTCCGTTCGCCCCGGAGGACATCGTGGTCGCGGTCGGTCAGGACGGCCTGGTCGCCAACGCCGCGAAGTACCTCGACGGGCAGCCGGTGATCGGTATCGACCCGGAGCCGGACCGCAACGCCGGGGTGCTGGTGCCGTTCGCGCCATTGGAGATCGCCCGGCTGCTACCCGAGGTGGTCGCCGGCCGCGCGCCGATCCGCGAACGCACGATGGTCCGGGCCAGGCTGGACGACGGGCAGGAACTGCTCGGGCTCAACGAGATCTACGCCGGCCATCCCGGGCACCAGTCGGCCCGGTACGTGCTGTCGACCGTCGACGGCCGTCGGGAACGGCAGTCGTCCTCCGGACTGGTGGTCGGCACCGGTACCGGCGCCACCGGCTGGTGCGCCTCGATCGCCCGGGAACGGTCCGGCGCCCCACCGTTGCCGGCGCCGGGGGAGCGGGCGCTCTGCTGGTTCGTCCGGGAGGCGTGGCCGTCCCCGTCGACCGGCGCGTCGTTGACGGCCGGCCGGCTCGGCACGGACGAGACCCTGGAGATCGTGGCGGAACGGGAGCGGCTGGTGGTCTTCGCCGACGGTCTGGAGGCGGACCACCTGGCGATGGCCTGGGGACAGCGGTTGACGATCGGCCCGGCCACCCGGCGCCTGCGCCTGGTCGAGCCGGCCGGTGCCGACTAG